A portion of the Natronococcus sp. AD-5 genome contains these proteins:
- a CDS encoding 4Fe-4S dicluster domain-containing protein, whose translation MTQEEPSGDVLSQGVMSTGEGMRIFPDVEACIDCGGCVVACKRTWDREIGNQRIDITTMLEGTAGPQGENARKTARLEAGENPGETSLPMQCYHCENAPCVSVCPTDALQKEDDGFVTVTDDLCVGCQYCLSGCPFGAPQFPDSEEGTAQIVGTGGIMDKCTGCRERQEASKGPACAEECATDAILVGGAGEIADELEKRDSGPFFNDEAMRIIFGEEDAQLFQ comes from the coding sequence ATGACACAGGAAGAACCATCCGGCGACGTCCTGAGCCAGGGCGTCATGAGCACCGGCGAGGGGATGCGGATCTTCCCCGACGTCGAGGCCTGCATCGACTGCGGCGGCTGCGTCGTCGCCTGCAAACGGACCTGGGACCGCGAGATCGGCAACCAGCGCATCGACATCACGACGATGCTCGAGGGAACCGCGGGTCCCCAGGGCGAAAACGCCAGGAAGACCGCTCGACTCGAGGCCGGCGAGAACCCCGGCGAGACGAGCCTGCCGATGCAGTGTTACCACTGCGAGAACGCGCCTTGCGTCTCGGTCTGCCCGACCGACGCCCTCCAGAAGGAAGACGACGGCTTCGTCACGGTGACGGACGACCTCTGCGTGGGCTGTCAGTACTGCCTCTCCGGCTGTCCGTTCGGCGCGCCGCAGTTCCCCGACAGCGAGGAGGGGACGGCCCAGATCGTCGGCACCGGCGGCATCATGGACAAGTGTACCGGCTGTCGCGAGCGCCAGGAAGCCTCGAAGGGACCCGCCTGCGCGGAGGAGTGCGCGACGGACGCGATCCTGGTCGGCGGCGCCGGCGAGATCGCCGACGAGCTCGAGAAACGCGACAGCGGTCCGTTCTTCAACGACGAGGCCATGCGAATCATCTTCGGCGAGGAAGACGCCCAGCTCTTCCAGTGA
- a CDS encoding cytochrome b/b6 domain-containing protein codes for MTNLDHGKFSRTTTMFHSLLALTVFVLFFTGYAVAFNTELWWMVELMGGNQGVLAIHRIAGFTLIVLTGFWVPYMLLRSTSRANFGEVLPDVRTDLAAFIQDVEFALGRVDERHPAARQFAGYKADEVPLVSYVGKGVIWIFTVELVLLMISGLLIWQKAWLIDFFTSQSVAMAFVAFHGLLGVIMLMGVMFHTFEHGFHPAFYPVEMKAFLPKDKTPNFHGDPDEYETTGIERLRLKSSWRLATNVMGVLVVVGIVSVLLASLDYGGYPVPDTLVFAEGSVLRTIGINIGMLVLLIGLVLSAYGNVLRARYLRQRRERAAPGAPTADGGRRERSRRRTDGGETAARESDGRSDG; via the coding sequence GTGACGAACCTCGACCACGGGAAGTTCTCGCGGACGACGACGATGTTCCACTCCCTGCTGGCGCTGACGGTGTTCGTCCTCTTCTTTACGGGGTACGCCGTCGCCTTCAACACGGAGCTGTGGTGGATGGTCGAACTGATGGGGGGCAACCAGGGCGTGCTCGCGATCCACCGCATCGCGGGCTTCACCCTGATCGTCCTGACCGGCTTCTGGGTGCCGTACATGCTCCTGCGTTCGACCAGTCGCGCCAACTTCGGCGAGGTCCTGCCCGACGTCCGGACCGATCTGGCGGCGTTCATCCAGGACGTCGAGTTCGCGCTGGGCCGGGTCGACGAGCGCCACCCGGCCGCCCGCCAGTTCGCGGGCTACAAGGCCGACGAGGTGCCGCTGGTCTCTTACGTCGGGAAGGGCGTCATCTGGATCTTCACGGTCGAACTCGTCTTGCTGATGATCTCGGGGCTGTTGATCTGGCAGAAGGCGTGGCTGATCGACTTCTTCACCTCGCAGTCGGTCGCGATGGCGTTCGTCGCCTTCCACGGGCTGCTCGGGGTCATCATGCTGATGGGCGTGATGTTCCACACCTTCGAGCACGGGTTCCACCCGGCGTTCTACCCGGTGGAGATGAAGGCGTTCCTGCCGAAGGACAAAACGCCGAACTTCCACGGCGATCCCGACGAGTACGAGACGACCGGAATCGAACGCCTCCGGCTCAAATCCTCCTGGCGGTTGGCGACGAACGTGATGGGTGTGCTGGTCGTCGTCGGCATCGTCAGCGTGTTGCTCGCCAGCCTCGACTACGGCGGGTACCCGGTCCCGGACACGCTGGTATTCGCCGAGGGGAGCGTTCTCCGGACGATCGGCATCAATATCGGGATGCTGGTCCTGCTCATCGGACTCGTCCTCTCGGCGTACGGTAACGTCCTGCGGGCGCGCTACCTGCGCCAGCGCCGCGAACGGGCCGCTCCCGGGGCGCCGACCGCCGACGGCGGCCGACGGGAGCGCAGCCGCCGGCGAACCGACGGCGGTGAAACCGCCGCTCGAGAATCGGACGGCCGATCCGACGGGTGA
- a CDS encoding ATPase domain-containing protein yields the protein MASNITPINSGINGLDEILHGGFVEGRMYLVHGQPGTGKTLLGMHFLEEGLKNDETVLFIHGEESRREILANGFAVNIDISDAEFLDLGPESDFFTEDDSYDLVEPSDLERDRYTQKIHEAIEEIDPSRVVVDPISQLRYVEANEYQFRKRILAFMRFLKQHEITVAVTATLNSDPEYDTELRSLSDGIIELARGEGGRRIKATKHRALGQMSGDHGMEIRSNGLEIFPSLIPEQQKNSFDPQRVHSGIDKLDELLGGGFDHRTVTFISGPTGAGKTTTGTQLLTQAAKEGLNSSIYLFEENMETFTHRSESIGIPVSRMCEEGTLSVTEVEPLTLSSEEFAHMVKQQVEEQDTDIVMIDGIDGYTISIQGQERVLIRKLHALTRYLKNQGVTVLVTNEITEITGISAATNNQISYIADNIAFVSYVEMDGSLRKVIGVLKKRTGGFEQTLREFEITSDGIRVGEPLTGLHGILQGSPRMGEPSNTVRNE from the coding sequence GTGGCATCCAACATTACTCCGATAAACAGCGGGATCAACGGCCTGGACGAGATCCTTCACGGAGGGTTCGTCGAGGGTCGAATGTATCTCGTCCACGGACAGCCGGGTACCGGGAAAACGCTGCTAGGGATGCACTTTCTCGAAGAGGGGCTGAAGAACGACGAGACCGTTCTGTTTATCCACGGGGAGGAATCTCGGAGAGAGATACTCGCGAACGGGTTCGCAGTCAATATCGATATCAGCGACGCCGAGTTTCTCGACCTCGGTCCCGAGTCCGACTTCTTTACCGAAGACGATTCCTACGATCTGGTCGAGCCCAGCGACCTCGAGCGCGACCGCTACACGCAGAAGATTCACGAGGCGATCGAGGAGATCGATCCGTCGCGCGTCGTCGTCGATCCCATCTCGCAACTCCGGTACGTCGAGGCGAACGAGTACCAGTTCCGGAAACGGATCCTGGCGTTCATGCGGTTTCTCAAACAGCACGAGATCACCGTCGCCGTGACGGCGACGCTCAACTCCGATCCGGAGTACGACACGGAGCTTCGATCGCTCAGCGACGGCATCATCGAACTGGCTCGCGGCGAGGGCGGTCGTCGGATCAAGGCGACGAAACACCGCGCGCTCGGGCAGATGAGTGGAGATCACGGGATGGAGATCCGCAGCAACGGGCTCGAGATCTTCCCGAGTCTCATCCCCGAACAACAAAAGAACTCGTTCGATCCCCAGCGCGTTCACTCCGGCATCGATAAGCTCGACGAACTGCTCGGCGGCGGCTTCGACCACCGCACCGTGACGTTCATCAGCGGTCCGACGGGGGCCGGCAAGACGACGACCGGAACGCAGCTGCTGACGCAGGCCGCCAAGGAGGGGCTGAACTCGTCGATATACCTGTTCGAAGAAAATATGGAGACGTTCACGCACCGCTCCGAGTCGATCGGCATTCCCGTCTCACGGATGTGCGAAGAGGGCACGCTTTCGGTGACGGAGGTCGAGCCCCTCACCCTCTCCAGCGAGGAGTTCGCCCACATGGTCAAACAGCAGGTCGAGGAGCAGGACACGGATATCGTGATGATCGACGGGATCGACGGCTACACGATCTCCATCCAGGGTCAGGAGCGCGTCCTCATCCGAAAGCTCCACGCCCTGACGCGGTACCTGAAAAACCAGGGCGTAACGGTACTGGTTACGAACGAAATCACGGAAATTACCGGCATCTCCGCGGCGACGAACAACCAGATCAGCTACATCGCCGACAACATCGCGTTCGTCAGTTACGTCGAGATGGACGGGAGCCTCCGGAAGGTCATCGGCGTGCTCAAGAAGCGGACCGGCGGCTTCGAACAGACGCTTCGCGAGTTCGAGATCACGTCGGACGGAATCCGCGTCGGCGAGCCGCTGACCGGTCTCCACGGTATCCTCCAGGGCTCTCCGCGGATGGGAGAGCCGTCGAACACCGTGCGAAACGAATGA
- a CDS encoding thioredoxin domain-containing protein — MGTDTDAPTATVYGNFKCPYTRDFVFGNLEPIIEEFVVTGRLTLEFSDLAYEPGSTSEYWISDSDPRIASAGLAVWDEDPDSYWQFYHDTFADAPTGYVDYDELASRARSADVSNVDALIDRAEAGAYDAAIERAAATADEDGISFTPQLELAGDTAAPHHDTRSILDWIEARLEDAPAETDEDEDAEEEPAEPEDELEEKEPKDEEDEETEGDAEDEETEEQSDDETEEPDAETGTDPEDEGDDENEQSEGDETGVEDEDSESELEAQPDETDESDDESADETTGSDDTDGPSGGESTEPADETEIDDDCPYR, encoded by the coding sequence ATGGGAACCGACACCGATGCGCCGACGGCAACGGTCTACGGAAACTTCAAGTGTCCGTATACGCGGGACTTCGTCTTCGGTAATCTCGAGCCGATCATCGAGGAGTTCGTCGTTACGGGACGGCTCACTCTCGAGTTCTCCGATCTGGCGTACGAGCCGGGAAGCACTTCGGAGTACTGGATCTCCGACAGCGATCCGCGCATCGCGTCCGCGGGACTCGCGGTCTGGGACGAGGATCCGGACAGCTACTGGCAGTTCTATCACGACACGTTTGCGGACGCGCCGACGGGGTACGTCGATTACGACGAACTGGCGTCTCGAGCCCGTTCCGCCGACGTCTCGAACGTCGACGCGCTCATCGATCGGGCCGAGGCTGGAGCGTACGACGCGGCAATCGAACGGGCCGCCGCGACGGCCGACGAGGACGGGATCTCGTTCACACCGCAACTGGAGCTCGCAGGCGACACGGCCGCGCCACACCACGATACGCGGTCGATCCTCGACTGGATCGAGGCGCGCCTCGAGGACGCACCCGCGGAGACGGACGAAGACGAGGACGCTGAGGAGGAACCCGCGGAGCCGGAAGACGAACTCGAGGAGAAAGAACCGAAAGACGAAGAGGACGAGGAGACGGAAGGGGACGCTGAAGACGAGGAAACCGAGGAGCAATCCGACGACGAAACCGAAGAGCCGGACGCCGAGACTGGGACGGACCCGGAAGACGAGGGCGACGACGAGAACGAACAGTCCGAAGGCGACGAAACTGGAGTCGAAGACGAGGATTCAGAATCCGAACTCGAGGCACAGCCTGACGAAACGGACGAGTCAGACGACGAGTCGGCCGACGAAACGACGGGATCGGACGATACCGACGGTCCGAGCGGCGGCGAGTCGACGGAGCCCGCCGACGAAACGGAGATTGACGACGACTGTCCGTACAGGTAG
- a CDS encoding sensor histidine kinase → MGTNDQVSTIQLLVNEEGNRDAVRELLDDHYVVDTDQSVNEVDLYLVDDQSFPRYRDALIERVEACDPVFCPVVLIRRDDRRREITLPGPDERDPPLLVDDIVDAPLDRNLLFRRLNTLLVRRSQSQELMHYISKLEESNRSLEQFAYAASHDLQEPLRMVSSYLQLIEQRYGGDLDEEGEEFLGFAIDGANRMRDMVDGLLEYSRVDTQGSPLEPTDLDVVLDEALADLRMKIEEHDAEIRRESLPRVRGDDDQLRQVFQNLLKNAIEYSGDERPRVHITAERRGVKWQISVADDGVGIESQDQDRIFELFQRLHSHDEHAGSGIGLALCKRIVERHNGRIWVESELGKGSTFAFTLPALDAQQP, encoded by the coding sequence ATGGGTACGAACGATCAGGTAAGCACGATTCAGTTGCTCGTCAACGAGGAAGGGAACCGGGACGCCGTCCGGGAGTTGCTCGACGATCACTACGTCGTCGATACGGATCAGTCGGTCAACGAGGTCGACCTGTATCTCGTCGACGACCAGTCGTTTCCCCGGTACCGCGACGCCCTCATCGAGCGCGTCGAAGCGTGTGATCCCGTGTTCTGCCCCGTCGTGCTCATCCGACGCGACGACAGGCGCCGGGAGATCACGCTGCCGGGGCCGGACGAGCGAGACCCACCGCTCCTCGTCGACGACATCGTGGACGCGCCGCTCGATCGCAATCTCCTCTTTCGCCGGCTGAACACCCTCCTCGTTCGGCGCAGTCAGTCCCAGGAGCTGATGCACTACATCTCGAAGCTCGAGGAGTCGAACAGATCCCTCGAGCAGTTCGCCTACGCGGCCTCCCACGACCTCCAGGAGCCGCTGCGGATGGTCTCGAGCTACCTGCAACTCATCGAGCAGCGGTACGGGGGCGATCTCGACGAGGAGGGCGAGGAGTTCCTCGGGTTCGCCATCGACGGCGCGAACCGGATGCGAGACATGGTCGACGGACTGCTCGAGTATTCGCGCGTCGATACCCAGGGGAGCCCGCTGGAGCCGACCGATCTGGACGTCGTCCTCGACGAGGCGCTCGCGGATCTGCGGATGAAAATCGAGGAGCACGACGCCGAGATCCGCCGGGAGTCGCTGCCCCGCGTCCGCGGTGACGACGACCAGCTGCGGCAGGTCTTCCAGAACCTCCTGAAGAACGCGATCGAGTATAGCGGCGACGAGCGACCCCGGGTACACATTACCGCCGAGCGGCGCGGCGTGAAGTGGCAGATTTCGGTCGCCGACGACGGCGTCGGCATCGAATCGCAGGACCAGGACCGTATCTTCGAACTGTTCCAGCGACTCCACAGCCACGACGAACACGCCGGCAGCGGTATCGGACTCGCACTCTGTAAGCGGATCGTCGAGCGCCACAACGGCCGCATCTGGGTCGAGTCGGAACTCGGCAAGGGATCGACGTTTGCGTTTACGCTGCCGGCGCTGGACGCACAGCAGCCGTGA
- a CDS encoding DUF7853 family protein: protein MSSRSRSFRSSALSLSLEERWTLHHVVLHRIEQEETATNATDVESPPLELFQAFDAIDDGELRFTDAQLEAIQDVLAEYQRSTDWWELERSRIERLLERVTTALESDRLPAN from the coding sequence ATGTCATCCAGGTCCCGATCGTTCCGATCATCCGCTCTCTCGCTATCGCTCGAAGAACGCTGGACGCTCCACCACGTGGTGCTCCACCGAATCGAGCAGGAAGAAACCGCTACGAACGCAACCGACGTCGAGTCGCCACCGCTGGAGCTCTTTCAGGCGTTCGACGCGATCGACGACGGCGAGCTTCGCTTTACCGACGCTCAGCTCGAGGCGATCCAGGACGTGCTCGCCGAGTATCAGCGCTCGACCGACTGGTGGGAACTCGAGCGGTCTCGTATCGAACGCCTGCTCGAGCGCGTGACGACTGCGCTCGAGAGCGATCGTCTGCCGGCGAACTGA
- a CDS encoding molybdopterin-dependent oxidoreductase translates to MTADPEPVTIDLDRRSFMKASALAGGLFLGGGITGHVLGEDEDESEGVPDDAETSKVICNYCAVGCGFKAVKDGDSFTAMEPWHENPINNGSLCSKGAGILETEHSEKRLKHPMRKVDGEWQKVSWDEAYRTITDTWQETIDEYSRESVMLLGSAHHANEEAYAIRKLAAFMGTNNVDHQARICHSPTVTGLANTWGFGAMTNTINDYRNFDLLLILGQNPAESHPIAMQHILEGQARGGTIVSIDPRYTKTSAHADYFYRLRPGTDVALIMGMLNYIREQDELDDEFIENRTMGWPDVEAEIDGYDLETVSDITWIDAADLEEIGDMIIEKKPRIQVEWAMGGTQHNNGTQNIRAYALFSLGTGSAARSGGGLQVMRGHANVQGATDLGVDASILPGYYGVDSPGSWEHWTEVWDQSPWTSGSTDFEELYDRFEQMPGDMWEGLEVPAEVEAEDEGGVGVEEEGEEDEGGGEDEDGEDEALDEEAPIDGVDPESMMFQRGLTVARWYEAALQQEDRLLESDLYQPEPLKMAFFWGHSANSISEMDKMKRAMEELDLMVVVDVFPSVAGTLPDDANVILLPASSQYEHVRTVTNSHRSVQWSEAAATPAHNSRPDLRIMQELAHHMGFGDHFDWGSGPEIHNGQSSYEDALREINLGVRSIGYQQSPERLQEHAEYDWAFNTDTLRADTEGLPVDGDYWMLPWPHWGDDHPGSPIIWTSEADPREGGHDFRENWGVRGPTREEWEELDVDKEYPFAETYEQDGEDGLDLIAGSFEPEWWDGEIQGVPSYPSYATLLPDDPSDASSQTLPVEYALDEEQSIYDAAQALDDEYGDEVEVDPEAYAEYDYTQPDPPTGRGRARAVVWNFLDTVPVHREPVESPRPDLVEEWPANGEQTNFWRLDQNNASVQQRATEAVHTELGSDFENGRTVILTSGRQVEHQGGGAETRNNKYTADRQPHMYAEISPALAEEFDVVGGDDHVVITSADKGSILVKAKVTNRVNEEEIFLPYHWGGVFHGEDRSPNWPGGTEPLAIGESANIITPSGFDAETQMQETKSGVVHVQKATQEVVDDLDMEFIDYPQDEIGLGREKQYDVRDWDMYEGGATQ, encoded by the coding sequence ATGACGGCAGACCCAGAGCCGGTCACGATCGATCTCGATCGGCGTTCGTTCATGAAAGCCAGCGCGCTCGCCGGCGGGCTGTTCCTCGGCGGCGGTATCACCGGTCACGTGCTCGGCGAGGACGAAGACGAGTCGGAGGGCGTCCCCGACGACGCCGAGACGTCGAAGGTTATCTGTAACTACTGCGCCGTCGGCTGCGGGTTCAAAGCGGTCAAGGACGGCGATTCGTTCACCGCGATGGAGCCGTGGCACGAGAACCCGATCAACAACGGCTCGCTCTGCTCGAAGGGGGCGGGGATTCTCGAGACCGAACACTCGGAGAAGCGCCTCAAGCACCCGATGCGGAAAGTCGACGGCGAGTGGCAGAAGGTCTCCTGGGACGAGGCCTACCGAACGATCACGGACACCTGGCAGGAGACGATCGACGAGTACAGCCGCGAGAGCGTCATGCTGCTGGGGAGCGCCCACCACGCGAACGAGGAAGCCTACGCCATCCGAAAGCTCGCGGCGTTCATGGGCACGAACAACGTCGACCACCAGGCGCGGATCTGTCACTCCCCGACGGTGACGGGGCTGGCGAACACCTGGGGGTTCGGCGCGATGACGAACACGATCAACGACTACCGGAACTTCGACCTGCTCCTCATCCTCGGACAGAACCCCGCCGAGTCCCACCCGATCGCGATGCAACACATCCTCGAGGGGCAGGCCCGCGGCGGCACGATCGTCTCGATCGACCCCCGGTACACGAAGACGTCGGCCCACGCCGACTACTTCTACCGGCTGCGTCCGGGGACCGACGTGGCGCTGATCATGGGGATGCTCAACTACATCCGGGAGCAGGACGAACTCGACGACGAATTCATCGAGAACCGGACGATGGGCTGGCCGGACGTCGAAGCCGAGATCGACGGCTACGACCTCGAGACCGTGTCGGACATCACCTGGATCGACGCGGCCGATCTCGAGGAGATCGGCGACATGATCATCGAGAAAAAGCCCCGGATCCAGGTCGAGTGGGCGATGGGCGGCACCCAGCACAACAACGGGACCCAGAACATCCGCGCGTACGCGCTGTTCAGCCTCGGGACCGGGAGCGCCGCGCGAAGCGGCGGCGGGCTCCAGGTCATGCGCGGTCACGCGAACGTTCAGGGTGCGACCGACCTCGGCGTCGACGCCAGCATCCTGCCGGGGTATTACGGCGTCGACTCGCCCGGCTCGTGGGAGCACTGGACCGAGGTGTGGGATCAGAGTCCCTGGACCAGCGGCAGCACGGACTTCGAGGAGCTGTACGACCGGTTCGAGCAGATGCCCGGCGATATGTGGGAGGGCCTCGAGGTGCCGGCCGAAGTCGAGGCGGAGGACGAGGGCGGCGTCGGCGTCGAAGAGGAGGGAGAAGAAGACGAGGGAGGCGGGGAAGACGAAGACGGTGAAGACGAAGCGCTGGACGAAGAGGCGCCGATCGACGGCGTCGATCCGGAGTCGATGATGTTCCAACGGGGGCTGACCGTCGCCCGCTGGTACGAGGCGGCGCTCCAGCAGGAGGATCGACTCCTCGAGTCGGACCTCTACCAGCCGGAGCCGCTGAAGATGGCGTTCTTCTGGGGTCACTCGGCGAACTCCATCAGCGAGATGGACAAGATGAAGCGGGCGATGGAGGAACTCGACCTGATGGTCGTCGTCGACGTCTTCCCCTCCGTCGCCGGCACCTTGCCGGACGACGCGAACGTCATTTTACTGCCGGCCTCGAGCCAGTACGAGCACGTCCGCACCGTGACGAACTCGCACCGCTCGGTCCAGTGGAGCGAGGCCGCCGCGACGCCGGCGCACAACTCGAGGCCGGACCTCCGGATCATGCAGGAGTTGGCCCACCACATGGGCTTCGGCGACCACTTCGACTGGGGTAGCGGTCCGGAGATCCACAACGGGCAGAGCTCCTACGAGGACGCCCTCCGGGAGATCAACCTCGGCGTCCGCTCGATCGGCTACCAGCAGTCGCCCGAGCGCCTCCAGGAGCACGCGGAGTACGACTGGGCGTTCAACACGGACACGCTCCGCGCCGACACCGAAGGGCTGCCGGTCGACGGCGACTACTGGATGCTCCCCTGGCCCCACTGGGGTGACGACCACCCCGGCTCGCCGATCATCTGGACCTCGGAGGCCGATCCGCGCGAGGGCGGCCACGACTTCCGGGAGAACTGGGGCGTCAGGGGCCCCACGCGAGAGGAGTGGGAGGAACTCGACGTCGACAAGGAGTACCCGTTCGCGGAAACCTACGAGCAGGACGGCGAGGACGGCCTCGACCTGATCGCCGGCTCGTTCGAGCCGGAGTGGTGGGACGGCGAGATCCAGGGCGTGCCGTCGTACCCGTCGTACGCGACGCTGTTGCCCGACGACCCGTCCGACGCGTCCTCGCAGACGCTGCCCGTCGAGTACGCGCTCGACGAGGAGCAGTCGATCTACGACGCCGCCCAGGCGCTCGACGACGAGTACGGCGACGAGGTCGAGGTCGATCCCGAGGCCTACGCGGAGTACGATTACACCCAACCGGATCCGCCGACCGGACGCGGCCGCGCGCGTGCGGTGGTCTGGAACTTCCTCGATACGGTTCCGGTTCACCGGGAACCGGTCGAGAGCCCCCGTCCGGATCTGGTCGAAGAGTGGCCGGCCAACGGCGAGCAGACCAACTTCTGGCGGCTGGACCAGAACAACGCCTCGGTCCAGCAGCGAGCGACGGAAGCCGTCCACACCGAACTGGGCAGTGACTTCGAGAACGGCCGCACCGTGATCCTGACGTCCGGCCGGCAGGTCGAACACCAGGGCGGCGGCGCCGAGACGCGGAACAACAAGTACACCGCCGACCGCCAGCCCCACATGTACGCGGAGATCAGCCCGGCGCTGGCCGAGGAGTTCGACGTCGTCGGCGGCGACGACCACGTCGTGATCACGTCGGCCGACAAGGGATCGATCCTGGTGAAGGCCAAGGTGACGAACCGGGTCAACGAGGAGGAGATCTTCCTCCCCTACCACTGGGGCGGCGTCTTCCACGGCGAGGATCGCAGCCCCAACTGGCCGGGCGGTACCGAACCGCTGGCGATCGGCGAGAGCGCGAACATCATCACCCCGAGCGGGTTCGACGCCGAGACGCAGATGCAGGAGACGAAGTCGGGCGTCGTCCACGTCCAGAAGGCGACCCAGGAGGTCGTCGACGACCTCGACATGGAGTTCATCGACTACCCGCAGGACGAGATCGGGCTCGGGCGTGAGAAGCAGTACGACGTCCGCGACTGGGACATGTACGAGGGGGGTGCCACACAATGA
- a CDS encoding succinylglutamate desuccinylase/aspartoacylase family protein, producing the protein MRRRRILAAGGVLAGTVVTSVASRSPDEHDLVSAARHPGSGDEPETNTESILPNTDHETTLYEIDAPRDGPTAMIFGGVHGDEYNGIDVGHEIAEGWYPDAGTLAVVPETDRVAVENDEREGIDGDLNRHFPVDGDPESELARGVWEAVERHDPDVVLDLHRSLGIYGVHRQYVGQAIFHSSDARGDELAAALNDAVPWYLPMHRFVARESHLSGPLLFHKAARELDAVAYLFETTSFLFDRETKNEMTRVMTAALLERHGLLEAEGKR; encoded by the coding sequence ATGAGGCGACGTCGTATCCTGGCCGCCGGCGGGGTTCTCGCCGGAACGGTCGTCACTAGCGTGGCGAGTCGCTCGCCAGACGAGCACGACCTGGTATCGGCGGCCCGCCACCCCGGCAGCGGGGACGAACCCGAGACGAATACTGAGTCGATTCTGCCGAACACGGACCACGAGACGACGTTGTACGAAATCGATGCGCCGCGGGACGGTCCCACCGCGATGATCTTCGGCGGCGTCCACGGCGACGAGTACAACGGTATCGACGTCGGGCACGAGATCGCCGAAGGATGGTATCCCGACGCCGGAACGCTCGCCGTCGTCCCCGAGACCGACCGCGTCGCCGTCGAAAACGACGAACGGGAGGGCATCGACGGTGATCTGAACCGCCACTTTCCGGTCGACGGCGACCCGGAAAGCGAACTCGCGCGGGGCGTCTGGGAGGCCGTCGAACGACACGATCCGGACGTCGTCCTCGATCTCCACCGCTCGCTGGGCATCTACGGCGTCCACCGGCAGTACGTCGGCCAGGCGATCTTCCACTCGTCGGACGCCCGCGGCGACGAACTCGCAGCCGCGCTCAACGACGCCGTCCCGTGGTATCTTCCGATGCACCGGTTCGTCGCGCGCGAGAGCCACCTTTCGGGCCCGCTGCTCTTTCACAAAGCTGCACGCGAACTCGACGCGGTGGCGTATCTCTTCGAGACGACCAGCTTTCTTTTCGACCGCGAGACCAAAAACGAGATGACGCGCGTGATGACCGCGGCCCTGCTCGAGCGTCACGGGCTGCTCGAGGCGGAGGGGAAGCGATGA
- a CDS encoding TorD/DmsD family molecular chaperone — protein MSVDQRALYDARLELVNFLIDALADVPTDEFVETVLRDFVFPEESVSDDLDRGFGQLERFIAANRDRDPGDVQHDLEREFTRLFVGPRPRVLAHETYYRDDTDFRGAGRAKVTASYSAAGWSPPEEYPEEDDYVAVELAFLRYLIRRQRSGAEEAFGYQRVFHEEHLSEWIDDLVEDVREQSQDPFYEAVATLLEGYLTFEEEIAMQMA, from the coding sequence ATGAGCGTCGACCAGCGCGCCCTGTACGACGCCCGTCTCGAGCTCGTGAACTTCCTGATCGACGCGCTCGCCGACGTTCCGACCGACGAGTTCGTCGAGACGGTGCTCCGGGATTTCGTCTTCCCGGAGGAGTCGGTCAGCGATGACCTCGATCGGGGGTTCGGCCAACTCGAGCGGTTCATCGCCGCCAACCGAGATCGTGACCCCGGGGACGTCCAGCACGACCTCGAGCGCGAGTTCACCCGGCTGTTCGTCGGCCCGCGGCCGCGGGTGCTCGCCCACGAGACGTACTACCGCGATGACACGGACTTCAGAGGCGCCGGGCGCGCGAAGGTGACGGCCAGCTACAGCGCCGCCGGCTGGTCGCCGCCGGAGGAGTACCCCGAGGAGGACGACTACGTCGCCGTCGAACTCGCCTTCCTCCGGTATCTCATCCGCCGACAGCGCTCCGGCGCCGAGGAGGCGTTCGGCTACCAGCGGGTCTTCCACGAGGAGCACCTCTCCGAGTGGATCGACGACCTCGTCGAGGACGTCCGCGAGCAATCGCAGGACCCCTTCTACGAGGCGGTCGCGACGCTTCTCGAGGGGTATCTGACGTTCGAGGAGGAGATCGCGATGCAGATGGCGTGA